In Dromaius novaehollandiae isolate bDroNov1 chromosome 3, bDroNov1.hap1, whole genome shotgun sequence, the following are encoded in one genomic region:
- the ZUP1 gene encoding zinc finger-containing ubiquitin peptidase 1 — protein MLVCDICGQVLPSEEAVWRHRRRTHLERLPHCPLCGAAAPGYDELHRHIEAAHPEPEPPGARCAEPDPGPPECPFCGEAAAAGRELEAHVMARHGHLLVPPGTGNSEQLYECPMCSLTCANVQILQEHVDLHLEEHSFSEGGNLRDLELAQRLQTEEDKQQRSEEERQEREEFKKLQRQYGLDNSGGYKQQLLKNMEREVDRGRMQPFEYHKRKVDMMESLAFGIDDGKTKTSGAIEALCKYYQNENKDVRRVWLSTSVDHFHSSLGDKGWGCGYRNFQMLLSSLLQNSSYDDCLRGIVLTPSIPKIQSMIEDAWKEGFDPHGASHFNNRLQGTKAWIGACEIYSLLTSLRIKCQIIDFHKPTGPMGTHPRLFEWILRYYSTDNEGSAKVVCTSRPPIYLQHQGHSRTVVGIEERKNRTLCLLLFDPGCPSQEMQKLLKQSSDGTSLKLLRKLVGSLKEKQYQIVAVDGVLTLEEKAARCRASQVFTSEKIP, from the exons ATGCTGGTGTGCGATATCTGTGGGCAGGTGCTGCCTTCGGAGGAGGCGGTGTGGCGGCACCGCCGGCGCACGCACCTGGAGCGTCTGCCCCACTGCCCGCTTTGCGGCGCCGCAGCGCCGGGCTACGACGAGCTCCACCGGCACATCGAGGCAGCGCACCCGGAaccggagccgccgggcgcccgctgcGCCGAGCCCGACCCGGGGCCGCCCGAGTGCCCATtctgcggggaggcggcggcggcgggtcgggAGCTGGAGGCGCATGTGATGGCGCGGCACGGGCACCTGCTTGTCCCCCCGGGCACAG GAAATAGTGAACAGCTGTATGAATGTCCAATGTGCAGTCTTACCTGTGCAAATGTTCAGATTCTCCAAGAACATGTGGATTTACACTTAGAGGAACATAGCTTTTCAGAAG GTGGAAACTTAAGAGATCTAGAACTGGCTCAGCGGCTCCAGACTGAAGAAGATAAACAGCAAAGGTCAGAAGAAGAGAGGCAAGAAAGGGAAGAATTTAAAAAGCTTCAG AGACAATATGGCTTGGATAATTCTGGAGGCTACAAGCAGCAATTGCTAAAGAATATGGAGAGGGAAGTTGACAGAGGAAGAATGCAGCCTTTTGAATATCACAAGAGAAAAGTTGACATGATGGAATCTTTGGCTTTTGGTATAGATGATGGGAAAACAAAGACCTCAG GAGCCATTGAAGCATTGTGCAAGTACTatcagaatgaaaacaaagatgTGCGACGTGTGTGGCTTTCTACATCAGTAGATCATTTCCATTCATCTTTGGGTGACAAAGGCTGGGGTTGTGGTTACAGGAATTTCCAAATGCTCCTTTCCTCACTGTTACAAAACAGCTCGTATGATGACTGCTTGAGAG GTATTGTGCTAACGCCTAGTATACCAAAGATTCAGTCCATGATTGAAGATGCCTGGAAAGAAGGCTTTGATCCTCATGGGGCATCTCACTTCAACAACAGATTACAAGGTACCAAGGCATGGATAGGAGCATGTGAAATTTATTCGCTCTTAACTAGTCTCAGGATAAA gTGTCAAATCATTGACTTTCACAAACCAACTGGTCCCATGGGTACACACCCTCGTTTATTTGAGTGGATTCTGCGCTACTATTCTACAGATAATGAAGGCAGTGCAAAGGTAGTGTGCACTTCCAGACCACCCATCTACCTGCAACACCAAG GTCATAGTCGTACTGTTGTTGGAATAGAAGAGAGGAAGAATAGAACATTATGTTTACTACTATTTGATCCAGGATGTCCTTCACAAGAAATGCAGAAACTGTTAAAACAAAGCAGTGATGGTACTAGCCTCAAACTACTACGGAAACTTGTGGGtagcttaaaagaaaagcaataccAGATAGTTGCTGTAGATGGTGTACTCACATTGGAAGAGAAAGCT gctCGCTGCCGTGCTTCTCAGGTCTTCACATCAGAAAAGATTCCTTAA